Within Sorghum bicolor cultivar BTx623 chromosome 2, Sorghum_bicolor_NCBIv3, whole genome shotgun sequence, the genomic segment TTTATCTTATGTTATCCAAATACATTTTCTTAAAAAACTCTTAACATCTTTATTGTTGGATCGTTACAAGTAAGTATATCAGGCTGTGAACTGCCTACTAGTAATGAAGGCACACCATCTTTATTGGTTTCCACATAAGCAGGTATGCACCTGCCACAAATGTTTGCCAAAAGGCACAGTTTCAAGGGACTAGTTGCTGTTTCCGTAGCTTAGTGAGCTTAGCTCCTTGACTCTAATGAAGGCAATATTTCCACTGCACTATCATCACAATCAAGTTTACATTGAGATTGCATGTTTTGGGCTGAGATAGTACACATATGTTTTTTTCATTTTGTAGTAACAATTTGTGAATTGAGGATGTTTACCTGAATATCCATTTCTTGTCTGTTTGGAAGTAAATGGAATCCTGAAACAGTATATTCTTGGCTAACTTGTGCATTCTATCATTTGTAGGCAGTTGCTAGTGAAGGCGGGACTGATGATGCCAAGAGGCGGGGAGATGCATTTGCGCATGCCTTTTCTGCTCATCTGGCAAGGTAAAAAATTGCTATTGCATGTCACTATTGCTATCTATCTCTTTGCTACCTAACTTGTGTGTCTAAGGTTAGATTGATGGAGGAGCCAGCTGCTTATGGAAAGTTTGGTTTGGTCAACCTGTTGGAGTTGAGAGAAGAATGTCTGAGAGAATTTCAGTTTGTTGATGCATATATTAGCATCAAGCAAAGGTTGGCATCCTACATGTGCGCATGCATGCACACATGCTCTCATTTGTCTAACATTCTGTTATCTTCTGCTTGAAGGGAAAATGAAGCTTCACTGGCTGTTTTACCAGATCTTCTGATGGAACTTGACAGTATGAATGAGGTATATGACAAAGGGGCTTCTTTCTGCTTAATTCTGCACTTAACTGAAGTCATCTTAACATTTGCCTCTGTGATAGCTCAAGTTATGTACTTGCGATTATGCCAGTTTTCTATTGGCAGCATGTGGATGAGAAAACATGAGAAATGTTGGTTCATGCCACGATCATAAGTCCACGTTTAACAAAGTACCACTAAATGTGTTTCTGGCAAAAGCAAAACATGCCAATGTCACTGTTAGGGGTATTTTTTCATTgttgttatttttcttttccctcTGTAGCGAAGCTTCAACTCTAGATATTAATTTGAGTGAACATTTCATTTTCATGGATATCCAGGAAGCTAGGCTGCTTGCTCTAATTGAAGGTGTCCTTGCTGCAAATATATTTGATTGGGGATCTCGAGCTTGTGTAGAACTTTATCACAAGGGAACTATAATAGAAATCTATCGCATGAGTCGCAAGAAGATGCAACGTCCTTGGCGGGCAAGTATTCCAAGTctgaaatttttaaattttacaGTTGCATTGCGACGGAGTTATAAAAAAAAGAGTGTGCTGCCACAAACTATATCACTAACTTTATGTACTTTTTCTTGCAGATTGATGACTTTGATATGTTCAAAAAGAGAATGCTGACTGATAGAAAGGACCAACCATACAAAAGAGCACTGCTTTTTGTTGATAACTCAGGTGCTGATGTGGTCCTTGGAATGCTTCCTTTAGCTCGGGAGCTTTTACGCCGTGGAACAGAGGTATAAATTGAAATGCTGAAAAACTAAAGAGTTTCCTTTTTTGTTAGATTTGCTCCAGACTGAATTTAATTAGAAAGAGCAGACAGAATGCTGGCTGCAGAGATTCAATCAAGGGAACACACGATATATTGCATGCTAATGTATAGATCACATTTTCTTATTTCCTATTTCCTTCGTTGAAGATATAGACTGCATGAAAAAAATGGAAAACATCATTGGTGAATGTTGTGATAATTTCTTAGGATCTTATGTGACAATCCAGAACTGATAAAAAAATGGAGATGATTTGAGCTGTCTGGCTGACCTTGTGAAATAACTGTAGAACTGAAGCAGACTTTCAAGATTATCCCATTTGGTGATTACTTATGGAATATCCTATTTTCATAAATTTTCCACTGATAGATGTTTAATGTGATCAGGTAGTTCTTGTTGCAAATTCGTTGCCAGCTTTGAATGATGTTACTGCTAATGAACTTCCAGAAATTATAGCTGAAGCCTCAAAGGTACAAAGTAAACACAATCCCTTACCATTTAGCTGTATTATCGTTTGTTGTTGGCTCTAATTTCATATAACTCAAATGATAATGTATCACAGCACTGTAGTATCCTTCGGAAAGCTGCAGAAGCTGGTGGGTTGATAGTTGATGCAATGGCTGGCATCCAAGatgatctcaaggatgagccagTGTCAGTGCCACTAATGGTTGTTGAGAATGGATGCGGCAGTCCATGTATTGATTTCCGGCAGGTTAGCTCAGagcttgctgctgctgcaaaGGATGCAGATTTGGTAAGAGGGCTGCAACATTTTTAACTGAATGCATTTTCTCATGCAAGAATCATTTGCAATGTTCTGTTATTTATAATATTGGTTTGCTTTCCAATATAATGCAGTTAATTTTGGAGGGCATGGGACGGTCACTGCATACCAACCTCAATGCCCATTTTAAGTGTGATGCTCTAAAGGTACTTGTTTCTGCAAACCTTACTCGTTTGTTGCTACACAGGCAACCTTGATAGTATTGCAAGAAATTTCGTCATCTAAAAAAAGGAatcatagattttttatttaagAAATTTGATGGTTAGATCAGTTTCAGATCATGACTACAACAATATTTTCAGTCATAGGCATTGGACTTCAAATATAATTGTAGTCATGACTCATGAGCTCATAAGTCACACAGCACAGACAGCAGTATTTTTTGTCTAGACACTCTGCAGTCAACTCCGAATTCAGATGATTTTAAGTGGCAATGTAGCTTCAGCTGAATCTGGAACTTCCTTACCTTTCTGTCAATTTGTTGGAGCTAAAGAGCAGAATCTTTGATAAGTGGTATGTCCCACCTAATCATGTATGCCATTTTTAAAAGTTTACAAGTTGAGTTTTTATGCGCAGCTTGCTATGGTCAAGAATAAGCGATTGGCAGAGAAGCTCTTCAATGGAAATATATACGACTGCATTTGTAAATTTGAACCAGTTTTTTAACAATATGGGAGTGGCAGTGGAGCATTGGTAATGCACACTACATATTTTGCCACGGCATTGCTTAAATCTGGTAGTACTAACGAAGTGGGTATCTTTTCTTCAGTTTTATCACCAGTTTTCAGTTTTATCGTCTTGCAGCAACTTGATTGGTGCAGCCGGCGAGACAGAAACAAGCATGCGGAATAATGGTCATTCCAGTGTACGGGGTACAAGAAACGCCCTTCCAATACGCAGCTAGTGTCTGTGATAATAGTGTCTCAAACGATGTAATAAATAAAGGCTTTAAAGTCCATTTCCAGAAATATTGAATGGAGAGGTTTGAGCCAGCCAACTGGAGTTCGTGTACCCGAAAAGCGAGAACTCGTTAGCAGCCTAGCAGGGCCGAAGTAATAACATACTAATCCTGGAATGATCTTGTCATTCTTATGCCGTGCTCGAATCAATCCAAAATTTGTTCACCTGCCGAGACAATGCTGTCACTCAAATGCTAAAAATCAGTTATTAGTTTTTGCATGGTTGTTTTCAATTCTGAGAAAGACTGTCACCATACATTTTACTCGTTAGTTAAATTGTACAGTAGAACAGATAACTcaaatcaggccttgtttacttccaaaattttttgcaaaatagaaatagtagcactttcgtttgtatttgacaaatattgtccaaataTGGACtacctaggctcaaaagattcgtctcatcaattctgaccaaactgtgcaattagtttatatttttatctatatttaatactcagcATATAGCAGTTGATCCACTAATCAACGATTAGCCGTCCATCACTCCAGAAACTATGAGCTCTAGGCAAAGTTGATGTCATACGCCTTGCCGCCGTCCGCTCTGAAGATGCCAAAGTGGCGCTCGAACTCGGGGCCGGGCTTGCCGTCCTCGTCGTACAGGTCGAACAGGAACACCTCCACGGGCACGCCGGGCCGCTTGGGCGTGCCGACGCCGCGCACCGCCCTCTCCACGATCTTGGCGTTGTACGCCGCGGCGTTCTGCGGGGTCGCGGCCGGGTGCCCCGCGGTGGGCCACCCGGTCTCGGTCACGGCGACCGGCACGGCACCGAACCCCTCTTTCTCCAGCGCGGCCACCAGCGCGTCCACGGTGGCGTCGAACAGGTTGGTGTACACCAGCGCGCCGTCCTGCACgggcgcggcgccggcgccgaagAGCGCGTACGCGAGCTGCACGTTGGCCGGGTCGTTGACGTAGCTGATGAAAGGGTAGGTGTTCACCATGAAGGGCGCGCCGGTGTCGGCGAGGAACTGCAGCATGGGGCGGAGGACGGGGAGGGAGGCCGCGTCGAACGCTCCTGCGGAGGGCGGGTACGAGGCGGCGAGCACCGAGGAGGCGTGCGCGGAGGAGACCTtcaccctgcctccgagccccaGCGCGGCGAGCGCGGCGTGCAGGTTCCGCATGGCCGGCACGAGGTGCGGCGCGTAGAACTGGTTGTTGTACAGCACCTCGTTGCCGACGGCGAGGTACCGGACGCGGTCGGCGGGGGCGTGCGCCAGGACCGCGGACCGCAGCCACTGCGCCGCGCCCTCGGGCCCCGACGCGGCCAGGAAGGTGAGGTTCTCGTTGGGCACGCCCACCATGAGGTCGATCCCCGCCGCGGCGAAGGCCGGGAGCACGGCCGGGTCGGGGAGGAAGAGCCGCGCCTTGGTGATCCCGTTCTGcttgagcagcgccgccgcggccgacgGCGGTGGGAGGTTGCTGCCGACGCGGCCGTGGCAGATGCCGATCTTGCCCGCAtcacctgccgccgccgccaccgacgCGACGGCGAGGAGGACGTGGCCCAGAAGACACAACGCTGTTCTCGTGGCCATTGGTGAGGGAAGGAAAGGGACTAGGAAGGGGATGCCACGCTTTGGTTGTGTTGTCGCCGTTAAATAGAATTTTTGGTTTGCCAAGAATAGTAGGGTTTCTGGTTGTTTGTAGGTGTGGCGGATCGAGGACGTCAAGGTTGAGTCGTGAGGAATAAAAAGCGTGGGTCACTGCTTGGTTCTGATACTTTATGGTTGTTCGACTCGATTGGCTGTTTTGGCTCGGTTTGGTAGTGGCCGTTGACACATACTAGCCGTTGGTTTTTCAAATTATAGCTTTTGTGCTAGGGACTATCCTCTCTCTCcagtactttttttttttgaagcagAAGCAAAGGAACGGCCGAACGGTACCGGAGGCTTTACCTTCCCTTTCGAGCCTGAGTATCCGACATAAACGCGGGgctgaatttttgaagtggccAGAAAGAACGTCCGCATTGATCAAGCCGTTGGTGTGGCTGGAAACTCTCTCCGTGCGCTTCAGGATGCAAATGGACGGATCTCTCTTTGGCGTGGCAGCATCCTTGCGcgggaaaaaaaagaagaattcTACGCAGCTGCGTCGCACGCCGCTCCCGCTGCAACAGCGCGTAAAagttgctaaattttagttaactaaaattattttagttatttttaaGTGACTAAtagactaaactattttatcGTCTTTTTAATCAATGTGTTTAAAATTTTAGCTACTAAATAACTAAAGTTTAGCAACCCAAGCCCGAGGGCAGCTCTATCCAAAATCACGTAAAGCTGCTCCCCTCGTCCATGGAAATCCTTCGGTGCTGCACTAGTCCATCAATGTCTCCAATCTGCTGGGTGAGGTCCGATGGTTAGCCGCAGGCAACAAGGGCGAGAGGCTAGCGGCAGTGGCAGGTCGTCGGGTTGTGCGCCTGCACAGGCGTTCGTCGACCGGTGaacgggggcggcggcggcggcggatcctccgcctcctcctctTTCTGCCACCGTACCAGTACCTAATTTCGAATGTGAAATGTTCTTTTGATTTCCTTTACAGGTGGTTGCATTTGCAGTTGTTGAGCACTGAAGGTGAGCAGCGACATCATCGTTGTTATCTTATCGACGTTTCATGTGTCAGATGCTGCTAGAATTGACAGATTCTTGAAATTGTTAGTTTTATGTGTCAGATTTTGACAGAATGGCTGATTTTAATCGGGTTATTTGTTTCCCTGCTTTCGCTGAACAGCAATAACAACAGGCTTAAGGGATCTTCAGCATTGGAAACTTCTGTTATTGGCAGGCAAATAATACCTGATACTGAGAGATGCAAATGTGAAATGTGTATCGATGTCAGGATGTTTGGCTGGTGAGATATAAATGGAACTTCTGCTCTCTTCGTGGTGGTGTTTCTGGAAGGCACATCCACATGATAAAAATAGAAGAAAGGTTCATTGATGGCTACAAATAGAATGTTGTATTGTACAGGGGTTTTGTATTTCCTTTTTTATGTATGAAATTCCTTCCTTCTCTGAGCCGGTATTCCTATCCCGCTATTTTATCTGAACATATTGTTGCTATCATAAATAAATGTGTTGATGTCATTACAGAGCATGGATCACAGATGAAAGATCACTTGTATGAATTGAAGGCCAAAATAGTTTACCATTTCATATTATTCAGAATCACTGGAACTGGAACAGTACTATCTTGTTGATCAATAAGAAATCATCtggttaaagcatggctaatcAAATGTTGCTGGATTTGATACTTCATCAAACTGTAATCTTCTAGCAGCAGAAGCATCTTGATGAAGACCAAGTAGACTTGTATATCCTCCTTGGGTTGGATGAGCAGCCATGGTCGGAAATCCACCAAGTACAAGACTTGTATATCCTCGCTGCAGATTTTTCAGGCTGTGACTGCAAAAAATAAATTGCCATCTACCGTAGATACTACATCGAACAACTGCCAGCTTATTCATTTAAGATTATCTGTTAAATTTGTCAGTAATTCATTAGtattttttctcacaacaaatcaacaatagTTCTTTCAGACATGTCAGCCAAGCGAATGGGCTGTGCAGCCGTAGCCAAAGAAGCTGCAGTGAGAAGAGAAAGCTGAGTCAACCTGAGCACCTCGCTCTTAAGCTTACTTTAATTAAAACTTTTGGTATGAATTTTTATGTTTGACATATGCAAAGACATTACTGGACGAAATTTATCCTAGAAAACTTCTAGAATAGAGCCTGAGTCGCCCTATGGTACgttaagaacaaagatgaaaccAACATATATTTCTAAAAACATAGGTAGAGACATCTTATCCCACCTCACCCTCCAAGAAAACACTGTCCGCATTCTATACCCGGTCAAGGTTACGTGGGTATTTCCGACGACGTATACTGTATATAGTCTCACGTCTCACCCATAGGGTCCGTGTCGGCGGCGGCACCTCGGCTGTACTCCACGGCGAGCTGCCTGATAGTGGTAAAGACAGACCGGCCTTCCCGTGTCCGTGTCAACCGGGGTCGGAAATACCTCACCGTTGGGTTCGCGtttccattccattccatcggAAAACCGAAATCACATACACGCCCACCGGGCCGTGACGCCGTGACGCCGCCGCTCCGTCTCCGTGGATTCACTCATCCCCAGCCGCATCCTGCAGCCGCACCCGCCAAGAACAAACCGACGCGGCGTCGCTGACACTACTCGACTCCTCCCAATAATACTAGGCCTGTTTTAGTTTCCAAAACATTaagtataaaaaaaataattaattataaaatttatttataatttacgagtcgaatcttttaaaactagttagttcataattatcaaatacaaataaaaatataaatactatACTAGGTTAATGCCTGTACGTTGTTACGGATTTTAAAACCCACAtactctatgtttcttcattgttatttcatttctgtctatattcttcctttttttatttctttccaGTTTTCATTTTTTTGATTTTATTCTATTTCCTGTCTTTTTcttattcttttcttgttttaattttaccttttattttcttttttcttttttctttaggttttatttttattgttcttccttgcttctatttgttttttttttcttttcagattttctatgtttcttcattcttattttatattttatttccttttaatattctttttatccttatttaaattattcatttattttatttgctctatgcactttttatcatttgttaatcatgtttgtttttatatttttcttcttagtatttatttttatttttattttctatatatatgtgatgtttatgtagtatatatttagtgttcttgttgtgttatatcatgtttacatagtatatatgtgatgttctatgatgtttcttatggtgttcacttagatgtgatgttctataatatatttaatgatattctatggtgtatttagtgatgttaatgttctataaatatatttatgatatttaaaaagtaaccctttgacattatttgaaatttttctccattttgtgtttttatttttcttatgctttttactctaaattttattattatttttatctatgtcatgtacTTATTGTTggggtaccataataagggatacccaactCAGAGCAATGAAAAAACGCAAAGAAacatactaaccacaatcaTCAAGGCCtcagacgcaagttccgactcgcccgaccactTAGGgcatcggacgcaagttccgactcgcccgacccatcagggcctcggacgcaagttccgactcgcccgacccctcagggcatcggacgcaagttccgactcgcccgacccctcagggcctcggacgcaagttccgactcgcccggccCCTCAGGgcatcggacgcaagttccgactcgcccgacccctcagggcctcggacgcgagttccgactcgcccggccCCGTctaggctcgggcgccggaccccactccgcctgggcagcaagactttcaccgcacggcgcccgtacccacgacatgaCAGACGCGACGGCTTCCATACcgcggcagggcaaggcgataactattccaaccaccctggtcactgtggccttacctctgtcactgTACATCCTTACCTCTTTCGCTGTAGCGTACTGTCGCACAGTAAAAAGGGAATGGGAGAGGTAAAATCAGCACCACTGTTTGGGGTCTTTTCCCACTAGTGACGGGATGTGCAGCAGtgctcggtaaccctctacaggaacagccatgccgacccctacagggctcggtaaccttctacaggaacagccatgccgacaaccatccctcaaggacgagatggacaagcctcaacagggtcgggactgtggtttcacca encodes:
- the LOC8062085 gene encoding glucan endo-1,3-beta-glucosidase, acidic isoform encodes the protein MATRTALCLLGHVLLAVASVAAAAGDAGKIGICHGRVGSNLPPPSAAAALLKQNGITKARLFLPDPAVLPAFAAAGIDLMVGVPNENLTFLAASGPEGAAQWLRSAVLAHAPADRVRYLAVGNEVLYNNQFYAPHLVPAMRNLHAALAALGLGGRVKVSSAHASSVLAASYPPSAGAFDAASLPVLRPMLQFLADTGAPFMVNTYPFISYVNDPANVQLAYALFGAGAAPVQDGALVYTNLFDATVDALVAALEKEGFGAVPVAVTETGWPTAGHPAATPQNAAAYNAKIVERAVRGVGTPKRPGVPVEVFLFDLYDEDGKPGPEFERHFGIFRADGGKAYDINFA